The Sphaerotilus montanus genome includes a window with the following:
- a CDS encoding RecQ family ATP-dependent DNA helicase — MFEIPPADQGCAPPVQPASPASPEPASPAPTASPAPLSGLTALCVDVETLPAEDNRIFKLGALRSDHLSNHPQGLLTDLHPASIPQTAQVIDQLNQLAHGVDVIVGHHLRRHDLPALTTQLAGLNWLDLPILDTLELSTLVFPQQSSHRLFKDYKVVSDTRNDPLSDARVSLDLLAEEIEALRQLNLQHPRWTGVLHFLLQDDPGIHLLMTRLRSRPAPSLDFVSTVLPRLLGDVCCTTRLMPVVQALLTAPLDQRWALAQTLSWLRVAAGTSVLPHWVRATWPQAGALIHELRALDCGDHGHCGHCARHHHPEALLQQHFGLPGFRAVPASPRGGSLQREIVVAGLDKTSLLAILPTGGGKSICYQVPALAHYARTGQLTVIVSPLQSLMKDQVDNLVRQGVQCTVTLNGMLTPPERRAALDKIRLGEAGIVLVSPEQFRNRAFAEVLRLRQIATWVFDEAHCLSRWGQDFRTDYLYVARFIREHFPGVAATVACFTATARQEVISDLTQHFRDELGIELRCFLGGHERTNLRYRVITASRAEKGQHLVELLTRGLRDGGAAVVFCATRKATQLHAELLRQAGLRCAAFHGGLPVNVKKDIQQQFLAGEFQVITATNAFGMGVDKPDIRLVVHADIPGSLENYLQEAGRAGRDGQPASCVLLFDELDVEAQFRMAAGARLDGRDFQGLLKAIRSRAERFHRREVVVSAKELLIESEGVDIEVDAPDASTKVTTAVAWLERRDFVRRHDNRSQVFPTSLRAASLDEALRAIRQAGLKAVQRERYEAVTRSLFHEVSPQGISTDELMLAAGVSPEECFRILHGLEQLGVVANDLGLTAAVSKGVRGASDSTFLHLQHLEVQLLGLMQELAPETGPDDTLTLSMRPMCTELRRRLNLAEGDVTVNPDRLLRCLRSMAERFGHEPAQRSMLQVKRLGGDSLEVRLNRSWAQIRTLCMRRRAVAQVVLDTLLARVPAHTKGAHLVVECQVKELVERIEADLVLFSELRDVAMALEQALLYLHETGILQLDKGRSVFRAAMTIELLGEADKRRWRKEDLESLQAHYLERNLQIHVMHEYARLGVQDIDAAQDFVAAYFSWPRGKFLRRYFGGRTELLRQATTDDSYRRIIQALQHPGQEALVTKPGPGNRLVLAGPGSGKTRVIVHRIAALLRVHRVAGSRILALAFNRSAATELRRRLHALVGEDARSVTVLTYHAMALRLTGTSLAGTGGVTGANSGQLGERYGERLGERPAQEVDFKQLIWDAVDLLEGRSEAFADAGEARDRLLQGHEYIFVDEYQDINAQQYALVSALAGRRLPEAEGRLSIMAVGDDDQNIYGFTGANVEFIQHFQQDYAPVEVSYLVDNFRSTPHILQVAHQVISGAQQRMKAEHPIRPDARRRDTRPGGRWTRLDPHSQGRVRLIVAPTDVNQQAQMVFEEISRLRRLDPQLALGDIAVLARTHQCLVPLRVLCELADWRYTLVLPRDARSTLLTVMHSREGQQVRRAVTNSGRALRSTAALARWVKALGRQQPTNPYWQDLRSITEDLALSSPGGKLPPREIIELLHEHADEVGRDGSHEALRLTTVHGAKGLEFRHVLVMDGGDWGAGHGDDRRLLYVAITRARETLALFRGEQGGNRLLQGLDGLDGVHVQASQPVPAWRPELQRQYLSLGPADVDLGFAGRAGPADALHQRLAKLGWGSRVQVVDRQILNQQGELVGRLAQRTPPPGRPSQVLEAKVTGMMVRRREQTHVEYLDKVRVDRWEVPLVEVVLPAETPQAAGV; from the coding sequence ATGTTCGAGATCCCTCCTGCGGACCAGGGCTGCGCGCCGCCTGTCCAACCTGCTTCACCGGCGTCACCTGAACCCGCCTCGCCTGCCCCCACGGCCTCCCCCGCACCGCTGTCAGGCCTGACTGCCCTGTGTGTCGACGTCGAGACCCTGCCGGCCGAGGACAACCGGATCTTCAAGCTCGGCGCCCTGCGCAGCGACCACCTGAGCAACCACCCACAGGGGCTGCTCACCGACCTCCACCCGGCCTCGATCCCGCAGACCGCCCAGGTCATCGATCAGCTCAACCAGCTCGCCCACGGCGTCGACGTCATCGTCGGTCACCACCTGCGCCGACATGACCTGCCCGCGCTGACAACCCAGCTCGCCGGGCTGAACTGGCTGGACCTTCCGATCCTCGACACGCTGGAGCTGTCGACCCTGGTCTTCCCCCAGCAGTCCTCGCACCGCCTCTTCAAGGACTACAAGGTCGTCTCGGACACCCGCAACGACCCCTTGAGCGACGCGCGGGTGAGCCTGGACCTGCTTGCCGAGGAGATCGAGGCCTTGCGCCAGTTGAACCTCCAGCATCCGCGCTGGACCGGCGTGCTGCACTTCCTGCTGCAGGACGACCCCGGCATTCACCTGCTGATGACGCGCCTGCGCTCGCGCCCGGCCCCCTCGCTCGACTTCGTGTCCACGGTGCTGCCCCGCCTGCTGGGGGACGTGTGCTGCACCACCCGCCTGATGCCCGTGGTGCAGGCGCTGCTCACCGCACCACTCGACCAGCGCTGGGCACTGGCGCAGACCCTGAGCTGGCTGCGGGTGGCCGCGGGCACCTCGGTCCTGCCCCACTGGGTGCGCGCCACCTGGCCCCAGGCCGGCGCCCTCATCCACGAGCTGCGGGCCCTCGACTGTGGTGACCACGGTCACTGTGGCCACTGCGCCCGGCACCACCACCCCGAAGCCCTGCTGCAACAGCATTTCGGGCTGCCCGGCTTCCGGGCCGTGCCCGCCAGCCCCCGGGGCGGATCGCTGCAGCGCGAGATCGTCGTCGCCGGCCTCGACAAGACCAGCCTGCTGGCCATCCTGCCCACCGGGGGCGGCAAGTCGATCTGCTACCAGGTGCCGGCACTGGCGCACTACGCGCGCACCGGCCAGCTCACCGTCATCGTCTCGCCCCTGCAGTCGCTGATGAAGGACCAGGTCGACAACCTCGTCAGGCAGGGCGTCCAGTGCACGGTCACCCTCAACGGCATGCTCACGCCGCCCGAACGGCGCGCGGCCCTCGACAAGATTCGCCTGGGCGAAGCCGGCATCGTGCTGGTCTCCCCCGAACAGTTTCGCAACCGCGCCTTCGCCGAGGTCCTGCGACTGCGACAGATCGCCACCTGGGTGTTCGACGAGGCGCACTGCCTGTCGCGCTGGGGTCAGGACTTCCGCACCGACTACCTCTACGTCGCGCGCTTCATCCGCGAGCACTTCCCCGGCGTGGCCGCCACGGTCGCCTGCTTCACCGCCACGGCCCGACAGGAAGTCATCAGCGACCTCACCCAGCACTTCCGGGACGAACTCGGCATCGAGCTGCGCTGCTTTCTCGGCGGGCACGAACGCACCAACCTCCGCTACCGCGTGATCACCGCCAGCCGGGCCGAGAAGGGCCAGCACCTGGTCGAGCTGCTCACCCGGGGCCTGCGCGACGGGGGTGCCGCCGTGGTGTTCTGCGCCACCCGCAAGGCCACCCAGCTTCACGCTGAACTCCTGCGGCAAGCGGGCCTGCGCTGCGCCGCCTTCCACGGCGGCTTGCCCGTGAACGTCAAGAAGGACATCCAGCAGCAGTTCCTGGCCGGAGAGTTCCAGGTCATCACCGCCACCAACGCCTTCGGCATGGGCGTGGACAAGCCCGACATCCGGCTGGTCGTGCATGCCGACATCCCCGGTTCGCTGGAAAACTACCTGCAGGAAGCCGGGCGTGCCGGCCGCGACGGCCAGCCGGCGAGCTGCGTGCTGCTGTTCGACGAACTCGACGTAGAAGCCCAGTTCCGCATGGCCGCCGGCGCTCGGCTGGACGGGCGAGATTTTCAGGGGCTGCTCAAGGCGATCCGCAGCCGGGCCGAGCGCTTCCACCGCCGCGAGGTGGTCGTCTCGGCCAAGGAGCTGTTGATCGAATCCGAGGGGGTCGACATCGAGGTCGATGCGCCCGACGCCAGCACCAAGGTCACCACGGCGGTGGCCTGGCTGGAGCGCCGGGACTTCGTGCGCCGCCACGACAACCGCAGCCAGGTGTTCCCGACCAGCCTGCGGGCGGCCTCGCTGGACGAGGCACTGCGGGCGATCCGGCAAGCTGGTCTCAAGGCCGTGCAGCGCGAACGCTACGAGGCGGTCACCCGCAGCCTGTTCCATGAGGTCTCTCCCCAGGGGATCAGCACCGACGAGCTGATGCTCGCCGCCGGCGTGTCGCCCGAGGAGTGCTTCCGGATCCTGCACGGACTCGAACAACTCGGCGTGGTGGCCAACGACCTGGGCCTCACCGCGGCGGTGAGCAAGGGCGTGCGGGGCGCCTCCGACAGCACCTTCCTGCACCTGCAGCACCTGGAGGTCCAACTGCTCGGCCTGATGCAGGAGCTGGCCCCCGAGACCGGCCCCGACGACACGCTGACGCTGAGCATGCGGCCGATGTGCACCGAGCTGCGCCGTCGCCTGAACCTGGCCGAGGGCGACGTGACCGTGAACCCCGACCGGCTGCTGCGCTGCCTGCGCTCGATGGCCGAGCGCTTCGGCCATGAGCCTGCACAGCGCAGCATGCTGCAGGTCAAGCGCCTCGGGGGCGACAGCTTGGAGGTGCGGCTCAACCGGTCCTGGGCGCAGATCCGCACCCTGTGCATGCGCCGCCGCGCGGTGGCCCAGGTGGTGCTCGACACCCTGCTGGCCCGGGTGCCGGCCCACACCAAGGGCGCCCACCTGGTGGTCGAGTGCCAGGTCAAGGAACTGGTCGAGCGGATCGAAGCGGACCTGGTCCTGTTCAGCGAACTGCGGGATGTCGCCATGGCCCTGGAGCAGGCCTTGCTGTACCTGCACGAGACCGGCATCCTCCAGCTCGACAAGGGCCGGTCGGTGTTTCGTGCGGCCATGACGATCGAACTCCTCGGCGAAGCAGACAAGCGGCGCTGGCGCAAGGAGGACCTGGAGAGCCTGCAGGCGCACTACCTGGAGCGCAACCTGCAGATCCATGTCATGCACGAGTACGCCCGACTCGGGGTGCAGGACATCGACGCCGCCCAGGACTTCGTGGCCGCCTACTTCTCCTGGCCACGCGGCAAGTTCCTGCGCAGATACTTCGGCGGTCGCACGGAGCTGCTCAGGCAGGCCACCACGGATGATTCGTACCGCCGCATCATCCAGGCCCTCCAGCATCCCGGACAGGAAGCGCTGGTGACCAAGCCCGGTCCCGGCAACCGGCTCGTGCTGGCCGGACCGGGCTCAGGCAAGACCCGGGTGATCGTGCACCGCATTGCCGCCTTGCTGCGCGTGCACCGGGTGGCCGGCTCCCGCATCCTCGCGCTGGCCTTCAACCGCAGCGCGGCAACCGAGTTGCGGCGGCGTCTGCACGCCCTGGTCGGCGAGGACGCGCGGTCGGTCACGGTGCTCACCTACCACGCAATGGCGCTGCGACTGACCGGCACCAGCCTGGCCGGCACGGGTGGGGTCACCGGCGCCAACAGCGGGCAGCTCGGTGAGCGGTACGGCGAGCGGCTTGGCGAGCGGCCTGCGCAGGAAGTGGATTTCAAGCAACTGATCTGGGACGCGGTGGACCTGCTGGAAGGCCGCAGCGAAGCCTTTGCCGACGCGGGCGAGGCGCGGGACCGGCTGCTGCAAGGCCACGAGTACATCTTCGTCGACGAGTACCAGGACATCAACGCGCAGCAGTACGCCCTGGTCAGTGCGCTGGCGGGACGGCGCTTGCCTGAAGCCGAAGGCCGGCTCAGCATCATGGCGGTCGGGGACGACGACCAGAACATCTACGGCTTCACGGGCGCGAACGTCGAGTTCATCCAGCACTTCCAGCAGGACTACGCGCCGGTCGAGGTGTCGTACCTGGTCGACAACTTCCGCTCGACACCCCACATCCTCCAGGTCGCCCACCAGGTCATCAGCGGCGCCCAGCAGCGCATGAAGGCCGAGCACCCGATCCGCCCGGACGCGCGGCGCCGCGACACCCGGCCCGGTGGTCGCTGGACCCGCCTGGATCCGCACAGTCAGGGGCGGGTGCGCCTGATCGTGGCCCCGACAGACGTGAACCAGCAGGCCCAGATGGTGTTCGAGGAGATCAGCCGGCTGCGGCGGCTGGACCCCCAGCTCGCGCTGGGCGACATCGCGGTGCTGGCCCGCACCCACCAGTGCCTGGTGCCGCTGCGGGTGCTGTGCGAGTTGGCCGACTGGCGCTACACGCTGGTCCTGCCGCGCGACGCACGCAGCACCCTGCTGACGGTGATGCACTCGCGCGAAGGCCAGCAGGTCCGTCGGGCGGTGACGAACAGCGGCCGGGCGCTGCGCTCGACGGCGGCGCTGGCGCGCTGGGTGAAAGCGCTCGGCCGGCAGCAGCCGACCAATCCCTACTGGCAGGACTTGCGCAGCATCACCGAAGACCTGGCGCTGTCCAGTCCGGGCGGCAAGTTGCCGCCGCGCGAGATCATCGAGCTGCTCCACGAACACGCCGACGAGGTCGGCAGGGACGGCAGCCACGAGGCCTTGCGGCTGACGACGGTGCACGGGGCCAAGGGACTGGAGTTCCGCCATGTCCTCGTGATGGACGGCGGCGACTGGGGCGCCGGGCACGGCGATGACCGGCGGTTGCTCTATGTGGCGATCACCCGCGCGCGCGAGACCCTGGCGCTGTTTAGAGGAGAGCAAGGGGGCAACCGATTGCTGCAGGGGCTGGACGGATTGGACGGGGTTCATGTCCAGGCGAGTCAGCCGGTGCCGGCGTGGCGGCCCGAACTGCAGCGGCAGTACCTGTCACTGGGGCCAGCCGACGTCGATCTGGGCTTTGCGGGACGGGCCGGGCCTGCCGATGCGCTGCACCAGCGACTGGCCAAACTGGGCTGGGGCAGCCGAGTGCAGGTCGTCGATCGACAGATCCTGAACCAGCAGGGTGAACTGGTGGGCCGGCTCGCCCAGAGGACGCCCCCACCCGGGCGTCCGAGTCAGGTGCTGGAGGCCAAGGTCACTGGGATGATGGTGCGCCGACGCGAGCAGACCCACGTCGAGTACCTGGACAAGGTGCGTGTTGACCGCTGGGAAGTGCCGCTGGTCGAGGTGGTGTTGCCGGCAGAGACGCCGCAGGCCGCGGGGGTGTGA
- a CDS encoding 3'-5' exonuclease has protein sequence MAYLDQAFVAVLNRLGIELCAFPTLVEHRKAFFASSQARLEKLQKSGADYITDLSFFKKVFRERTGITVSTIHGVKGAEFDVVIAFGLLQGMVPHFSDSDGDAAASKLLYVLASRARKHLHLISEAGRSRGRYGSYEPTEVLARFEFDYNG, from the coding sequence TTGGCGTATCTGGACCAAGCGTTCGTCGCGGTGCTCAATCGCCTGGGGATCGAGTTGTGTGCTTTCCCCACGCTTGTGGAACATCGCAAGGCATTTTTTGCGAGTTCCCAGGCGCGGCTGGAGAAGCTGCAGAAGTCCGGCGCCGACTACATCACCGATCTGTCGTTCTTCAAGAAAGTGTTCCGTGAACGGACCGGGATCACCGTGTCGACGATTCACGGGGTCAAGGGCGCGGAGTTTGACGTAGTCATCGCATTCGGTCTTCTCCAAGGCATGGTGCCCCACTTCAGCGATTCCGACGGTGATGCCGCCGCCAGCAAGCTGCTGTACGTCCTGGCCTCGCGCGCTCGAAAGCACTTGCACCTGATCTCGGAGGCCGGACGCTCACGCGGAAGATATGGGAGCTACGAGCCCACCGAGGTTCTGGCCCGCTTTGAGTTCGATTACAACGGGTAG
- a CDS encoding IS5 family transposase yields the protein MITPRTKPSSFFPEEAADDLFVVQQRKAKLEGYVQTLAAMDELIDFAAMASAVDKACPRADRSKGGRPPYPTEALVRMVFLQGLYNLSDEQCEHQVLDRLSFQRFCRLDGALNIPDARTLWNFRQRLAEGGLGGRAIFEALSQQLQRHGFIPRGGQIVDASIVQAPITQANAREREALNKGEAPEGWSKKRLAHTDRDARWTQKHGKSYYGYKLHGNVDARYKLIRQMKITAANADDGQQLPDVLQVANTRKRLLADRGYDSAANRQTLQQHGLADGIARRAKPGQTAKVRLKQRNKTINRTRARVEHVFAALSQQGGKCVRAMTLARNALAITLQCAAYNARRLVWLVKSAGPSAQPA from the coding sequence ATGATCACACCCCGCACCAAGCCATCGAGCTTCTTTCCTGAGGAGGCCGCGGACGACCTGTTCGTGGTGCAGCAGCGCAAGGCCAAGCTGGAGGGCTACGTGCAGACGCTGGCGGCGATGGACGAACTGATCGACTTCGCAGCGATGGCCTCGGCGGTGGACAAGGCCTGCCCTCGCGCTGACCGCAGCAAGGGCGGACGCCCGCCGTACCCGACCGAGGCGCTGGTGCGCATGGTGTTCCTGCAGGGGCTGTACAACCTGTCGGACGAGCAGTGCGAGCACCAGGTGCTGGACAGGCTGAGCTTCCAGCGCTTCTGCCGGCTGGACGGCGCGCTGAACATTCCGGACGCACGCACGCTGTGGAACTTCCGGCAGCGGCTGGCCGAAGGCGGGCTGGGCGGCCGGGCGATTTTCGAGGCGTTGAGCCAGCAGTTGCAGCGGCACGGCTTCATCCCGAGGGGCGGGCAGATCGTGGACGCCAGCATCGTGCAGGCGCCGATCACGCAGGCCAACGCCCGGGAGCGCGAGGCGCTGAACAAGGGGGAGGCGCCCGAGGGCTGGAGCAAGAAGCGCCTGGCGCACACCGACCGGGACGCGCGCTGGACGCAAAAGCACGGCAAGTCGTACTACGGCTACAAGCTGCACGGCAACGTGGACGCACGCTACAAGCTGATCCGCCAGATGAAGATCACGGCGGCCAACGCCGACGACGGACAGCAACTGCCCGACGTGCTGCAGGTGGCGAATACGCGCAAGCGGCTGCTGGCCGACCGGGGCTACGACAGCGCGGCCAACCGCCAGACGCTGCAGCAGCACGGACTGGCCGACGGCATCGCACGTCGCGCCAAGCCAGGGCAGACGGCCAAGGTTCGACTCAAGCAGCGCAACAAGACGATCAACCGCACGCGGGCGCGGGTCGAGCACGTCTTTGCGGCGCTGAGCCAGCAGGGCGGCAAGTGCGTGCGGGCGATGACGCTGGCGCGCAATGCGCTGGCGATCACGCTGCAGTGCGCGGCCTACAACGCACGCAGGCTGGTGTGGCTGGTCAAGAGCGCAGGTCCGTCCGCACAGCCCGCGTGA
- a CDS encoding UvrD-helicase domain-containing protein — protein sequence MFVWDATELNPEQAAAVEEPSSVFLVACPGSGKTRTLTYKIAYELSQRTDKRIVVAITYTHRAADEIQERIEALGVDISALWIGTIHSFCLEWIIKPYGIYVPELARGYTVLDRHDREKMLDRLCSVYRSVTFYDCEYYFEGDGYRLGCADTRKHDSIHQVLAAYFRELADTRRIDFELILWYSQVLIRNQPHIAALLSQVFSYVLVDEYQDTKQIQYNLVGAILRAGAGRTKTFIVGDPNQAIYGSLGGYAISVSNFRALTGIPIREMVLRLNYRSSARIIGHFSNFNVHTTDIEGAGEMVGFPSHVTYNRLVAHDDLHDELIRLIQKSLAEGHAPEEICVLAPWWILLASTTRKLVALLPDQQFDGPGLVPFSNDPDNFWFKLSKILLTDSSPQMLVRRMRWARDVIADLRDFGVDTAKISQRSLLRESNSLAIGALLETGPAALNLV from the coding sequence ATGTTTGTCTGGGATGCTACGGAACTCAATCCCGAGCAAGCGGCCGCCGTCGAAGAGCCATCGAGCGTTTTCCTGGTCGCCTGCCCGGGCAGCGGAAAAACGCGCACACTGACTTACAAGATCGCGTATGAGCTATCCCAGCGCACGGACAAACGCATCGTCGTGGCCATCACTTATACCCACCGGGCCGCTGACGAGATCCAGGAGCGAATCGAAGCCCTTGGAGTTGACATCTCCGCCCTGTGGATCGGAACCATTCACTCGTTCTGTCTCGAATGGATCATCAAACCCTACGGAATCTATGTCCCAGAGCTGGCTCGCGGTTACACGGTCTTAGACCGGCACGACCGCGAAAAGATGCTCGATCGACTGTGCTCAGTGTACCGCAGCGTGACCTTTTACGACTGCGAATATTACTTCGAAGGGGATGGTTACCGGCTGGGATGCGCCGACACGCGAAAGCACGACAGCATCCATCAGGTCTTGGCGGCCTACTTTCGAGAACTGGCGGACACGAGACGCATCGATTTCGAGTTGATTCTCTGGTACTCCCAGGTGCTGATCCGGAATCAGCCGCATATCGCAGCGCTGCTCTCGCAGGTCTTTTCCTATGTCCTCGTCGATGAGTACCAAGATACGAAGCAGATCCAGTACAACCTGGTGGGTGCCATTCTTCGGGCGGGCGCCGGCAGGACCAAGACGTTCATCGTGGGTGATCCCAACCAGGCAATCTATGGCTCGCTTGGCGGTTATGCCATTTCGGTGTCGAATTTTCGCGCACTCACGGGCATTCCTATTCGTGAGATGGTGCTTCGATTGAACTACCGTTCAAGCGCGCGGATCATCGGGCACTTCTCTAACTTCAACGTGCACACTACCGACATCGAGGGAGCGGGCGAGATGGTCGGCTTTCCCAGTCACGTCACCTACAACCGACTCGTTGCGCACGACGATCTTCATGATGAACTGATCAGGCTTATTCAAAAGAGCTTAGCCGAAGGGCATGCGCCCGAAGAGATTTGCGTGTTGGCGCCGTGGTGGATCTTGCTGGCGTCAACCACCCGAAAACTGGTGGCATTGCTCCCCGACCAACAGTTCGACGGTCCGGGATTGGTGCCGTTCAGCAATGATCCCGACAACTTTTGGTTCAAGCTTTCCAAGATCTTGCTGACGGACTCGTCGCCCCAAATGCTGGTGCGACGCATGCGATGGGCCAGGGACGTCATTGCCGACCTGCGAGATTTTGGCGTCGACACGGCCAAGATCTCGCAGCGATCGCTGCTGCGGGAGTCCAACTCTCTCGCCATTGGGGCACTTCTAGAAACCGGCCCTGCAGCCCTGAACCTGGTCTGA
- a CDS encoding ATP-dependent nuclease produces MHISKLTLVNYRNFKNTILTFQRGVNTIIGENGAGKSNILRAIRLLLDDNMVRAAYRLEESDFSRALDQWKGHWIIISMEFEDLSTDEAVQALFLHGTAKIHAEPISKATYNLIFRPKKEIRLKLAALDALDFAGLKAIREGITIADYETIFTGRSSANFSDQAVYQRIVGNFDLCVFSDETEFPELGAKVPGFLSVTKEVSLTFIQALRDVVAEFHNNRTNPLLTLLKSKSGEIDAAALVPIVDKVRDLNGAIERLDDVQYVREHIRETIKNTAGETYSPTSLSIRSDLPEEAEQLFQSLRLFVGESEDGYEGTINELSLGGANLIYLTLKLLEFKYQREKMAIANFLLIEEPEAHIHTHIQKTLFERITYDDAQVIYTTHSAHISEVSNVSNVNILGRRGAFCEAYQPAKGLDPAQVTSIQRYLDAVRSNLLFAKSVLLVEGDAEEILIPALVKQVLGLSVDELGLSVINIRSTGFENVAVLFHDTRIRKRCAIVTDLDKTFFDTTPDANDGDGLAMRKRKAIGSETAGAQRKINLDAFAAGNVWVRAFYATHTFEVDLIDAGNHEAFVRIVDKVYKAPTTIKQAITELRSGLIHQSGYRTLTMAEQEGKGWLAILLAQTLDHQAVVPGYIRDAVLFAHGPFSRQLIMRILRHRMTRLLGIDRTACQRLTAFNAKVERFGRSDIDLATLRAAAVTALPGDVVHAFLAGMT; encoded by the coding sequence ATGCATATCTCCAAACTTACGCTGGTCAATTACAGAAACTTCAAGAACACCATTTTGACGTTTCAGCGCGGCGTCAACACCATAATCGGGGAAAACGGCGCAGGTAAATCCAACATACTCCGCGCCATCCGGCTGCTCCTGGACGACAACATGGTCCGCGCAGCTTATCGGCTGGAAGAGTCCGATTTCAGCCGTGCGCTGGACCAGTGGAAAGGCCACTGGATCATCATCAGCATGGAGTTCGAGGACCTCAGCACCGATGAGGCGGTGCAGGCGCTGTTCCTGCACGGCACAGCCAAGATCCACGCCGAACCAATTTCCAAGGCTACGTACAACCTGATCTTCCGCCCCAAGAAGGAGATCCGGTTGAAGCTGGCGGCCCTCGATGCCCTTGACTTTGCGGGGTTGAAAGCTATCCGCGAGGGCATCACGATCGCCGATTACGAGACCATCTTCACTGGCCGAAGCAGCGCTAACTTCAGCGATCAGGCTGTGTATCAACGGATCGTAGGAAATTTCGATCTGTGCGTCTTCAGCGACGAAACCGAGTTTCCTGAACTTGGGGCGAAGGTTCCTGGGTTCCTGTCGGTCACCAAGGAAGTTTCACTCACCTTCATCCAGGCGCTTCGCGACGTCGTGGCCGAGTTTCACAACAACCGCACCAATCCGCTGCTCACTCTGCTCAAGAGCAAGAGCGGCGAAATCGACGCGGCGGCCCTCGTGCCCATCGTGGACAAGGTGCGCGATCTCAATGGTGCCATCGAAAGACTTGATGACGTGCAGTATGTGCGCGAGCACATCCGCGAGACCATCAAGAACACTGCCGGCGAAACCTACTCCCCGACGTCGCTGTCGATCCGGTCGGATCTGCCCGAGGAAGCGGAGCAACTGTTTCAGTCGCTGCGCCTATTCGTCGGGGAGTCGGAGGACGGCTATGAAGGGACGATCAACGAACTCAGCCTTGGTGGCGCCAATCTGATCTACCTGACTCTCAAACTGCTGGAGTTCAAGTACCAGCGAGAGAAAATGGCGATTGCGAACTTCCTGCTCATCGAAGAGCCCGAAGCGCATATCCACACCCATATCCAGAAGACGCTTTTCGAGCGCATCACCTACGATGATGCCCAAGTCATCTACACGACGCACTCCGCCCACATCTCTGAGGTGAGCAATGTGAGCAACGTCAACATCCTGGGGCGGCGCGGCGCCTTCTGTGAGGCCTACCAACCAGCGAAAGGACTGGACCCTGCCCAGGTGACGAGCATCCAACGATACCTGGATGCGGTGCGGAGCAACCTGCTGTTTGCCAAGAGCGTGCTGCTGGTGGAAGGGGACGCGGAGGAAATCTTGATTCCTGCTCTCGTGAAGCAGGTTCTGGGCCTGAGTGTGGACGAGTTGGGTCTCAGCGTCATCAACATCCGAAGCACCGGCTTCGAAAACGTGGCGGTCCTGTTCCACGACACCCGGATCCGCAAGCGGTGTGCGATCGTCACTGACCTAGACAAAACCTTCTTTGACACCACGCCGGATGCGAACGATGGCGACGGACTTGCCATGAGGAAGCGAAAGGCGATTGGCTCAGAAACAGCCGGGGCGCAGCGTAAGATCAATTTGGATGCATTTGCTGCTGGCAACGTCTGGGTACGGGCCTTCTACGCCACGCATACCTTCGAAGTGGATTTGATCGACGCGGGCAATCATGAAGCCTTTGTGCGCATCGTCGACAAGGTCTATAAAGCGCCAACGACGATCAAGCAGGCAATCACCGAACTTCGCTCTGGCCTCATCCATCAAAGTGGCTACCGTACCTTGACGATGGCCGAGCAAGAAGGCAAGGGGTGGCTCGCCATCTTGCTTGCGCAGACGCTAGATCATCAAGCCGTGGTGCCCGGCTACATCCGAGATGCCGTGCTGTTTGCGCATGGCCCATTCTCGCGACAGCTGATCATGCGAATCCTCCGTCATCGCATGACACGCCTGCTGGGCATTGATCGCACAGCGTGTCAGCGCTTGACGGCTTTCAATGCCAAGGTGGAGCGATTCGGGCGCTCCGATATCGATCTAGCCACTCTGCGTGCGGCGGCCGTAACGGCGTTGCCGGGAGACGTGGTCCATGCGTTCCTGGCCGGGATGACCTGA